GGTCGCCGGTGCGCTGCGGGGCGTCGACGTACGCCCCGAACCAGGCGCCTTCCGCGGGCACCTGCGGGCCGCGGCCGGTGGTGACGAACGGCCCTGAGGCGGGCGGGGGCATGACTTTGACGCTCGGGGAGGGGCGCACCGGGGAGGGAGGGACCTCCTCGGCGGCAGGGGTACAGCCGGCCGCCGCCACGACCAGCGCCATCACCAGCCCCGCAGCCGGTAATGAGGTTTTCATCGCACCAAGGTCTCCACTGGGGGTGAGGTCGGCTGCGCCGGGGCCGCGGCCGGCCGGCGACGCAGCTTGCGCAGGCCCGCGAGCTGCAGCGCCTGCCGGTTACGCCAGATCAGCGCGGCGTAGAGGACGGTCGCGAGGAGCACCGCGCCGACGCCGACCAGCGGGTGGTCGCCGAGCGCGAGCCGGGCCGCCAGCGGCAGCGCGCCGTAGCAGCCGACCGCCGCGGCCATCGCGACGAGCCCGCCGCGGGACAGCGGCGACAGCCCGTGCCGGCGCCGCAGCTGGAAGAGGGGCAGCAGGTTCTTGAGCAGCAGCGCCGCCGACCAGGCCAGCGCCGCGCCGACGATGCCGTACGAGGGGATGAGCACGATGTTCAGCACCACGTTCACGCCGAGCGCGAGCATGGTCTGGAAGAAGGCGACGCCGGTGTTGCCGGCCATCTCCTGCACCGTGGAGACCATGCCGCAGGCCGTCGCCACCAGCATGGTCAGCGACAGCACGATGCCGACCACGCCCGCGTCGCCACCGGCCTGGTAGCCCTCGCCGAACACGGACATGAGCTGCCCGCCGAAGATGGCCCAGGTCAGGTAGAACGGCCAGGTCAGCATGATCAGCCAGGTGGTGGTCATGCGGTAGAGCTGGTTGGCCTCGTCGTGCTGGTCCTGGGCGAGCAGCCCGGAGAAGCGGTGCTGCACGGACTGGGCCAGCGCCTGACCGCCGAGCTGCCCGATCACCAGGAACCGGGTGGCCGCGGTGTAGAGCGCCGCGTCGACCGGGCCGCGCAGCGCGGCGACGAGCACCACGTCGAGCCGCTGCAGGGCCAGCTGGGCCAGCCCGGTGCCCGCGCGCGGCGTGGAGTAGCGCCAGAACCGGCCCCAGTCCTCGCGGCCGGGCGCGGCCACCGGCTCTCCCCCGGCCCGCTCGGCACGCCGCCGCAGCCGCGCGGACCACAGCACGGCGACGATCACGGCCAGCGCGTACGGCGCGGCCCAGGCCAGGGCGAGCGCGGCAGAGCTGGTCCAGCCCGCGACCAGCACGGCGGCGACGCCGATCAGCTGGAGGCCGGGTCGCAGCACCCGCTCGACGAGCACGTGCGGCCGGGTGGAGCCGAGCCCGCGGCCGACCGCCAGGTGCACGCCGCTGAGCGTGGACAGGGGCAGGAACACGGCGAACACGCGCACCGCGGCGACGGTGCCGTCCGGGGCGTCGGGCAGCGTCACCGCGACGAACCACGGCGCGGCGGCCCACAGCGCCACGGCGAGCACGAGACTGGCCACCACGACCGGGGCGGTGGCGACGAGCACGGTGGCCCGCAGACGACCGGTCTCGTCGCGGACCCGCTGCTGGGCGAGCAGGTAGACGACGCCGGTCTCCGCGCCGAGCAGCGCCGCCGCGGACAGGATCAGGAACACCGAGGTGAGGGTGAACAGCACCCCGGCGACGCTCGCGTCGAAGCCGCGGGTGACGACCACGGTGAGCGCGAGGCCCGCCAGCGCGGAGACGCCGGCGCCCACGAGGTTGAAGATCCCGGTGCGCATGATGCGCCCCTGGTCCACCCCGTACACGCCGGCGTGGGCCGGCCTGTCCCCGCTCATCGCCGCCAGCTGGGCGTCTGGCCCAGCCAGTCGGCCAGGCGCGCGTCGTACGGCGCGAAGTGGTCCTCCAGCCGCGAGCGCAGCGTGTCCGGCATCGCCATCCGGGGCCGGGCGTTGTGCTGGTCGTGCTCGATGCCGGGCACGTCCGGGATGCCGAGGAAGCCGCACACCCCGGAGAACACCTGCTCCGGCTTGGCGAAGTAGTCGTGGCTGTCCACCACGTGCAGGCGCTCCCGGCCGACCAGCGACTCCAGGTGCAGCAGCTGGTCGACGTACTCGCCGCGGCCGAGGTGGGCCAGGTGGCGTACGGCGTGGCTGTGGTAGCTCGGGTCGGCGGCCATCTTCGCCCGCTCGCCCGCCATCCGCTCCGGCTCCAGGGCGACGGCCTGCTCGAACTTCTCCGTCTCGAAGCCACGGGCGTACTCGTGGGCGTGGCCGGAGTAGGCGCGCTCCACCGGGTCGCGCAGCAGCACGATCAGCTTGACGCCGGGCAGGTCCCGGGCGATGCGCTCCGGGGCGAGCGGGTGCCACATGTAGTACGGGCTGGCCTCGCCGGTGATCGCGGGCATGCCGGTGGCCTGCGCGGTGCGCTCGGCCTTGGCGCGGCTCGGGAAGTGGCCCATGAACCACTTGTGCCCGCGGTGGTAGTCCATGTCGAAGTAGTGCACGCCCTTGCGGAACCTGGGCGGCAGGTACGCCGGGTGCTGCACCAGCGCCTTGTAGAGCGACGTGGTGCCGCCGCGCTGCGTGCCGACGATCAGGAACGACGGCGTCAGCCGCCGGTCCGCGGTGAGCTGTCCCGCGGTCCGGGCCACCACGCCCGCGCGGTGCCAGAGGAACTTGCGTACCCGGCTCTTCGCTGCCATATCTACTGCTTCTCCCCCACCAGAGCTGCCCATCGCCCGCCGAGACCGGCGAGCGCCCCGTTGATCCACTCGTCGACCCGCCCCATCGCCTGGCCGAACCCGTCCT
The Catellatospora sp. IY07-71 DNA segment above includes these coding regions:
- a CDS encoding sulfotransferase domain-containing protein — protein: MAAKSRVRKFLWHRAGVVARTAGQLTADRRLTPSFLIVGTQRGGTTSLYKALVQHPAYLPPRFRKGVHYFDMDYHRGHKWFMGHFPSRAKAERTAQATGMPAITGEASPYYMWHPLAPERIARDLPGVKLIVLLRDPVERAYSGHAHEYARGFETEKFEQAVALEPERMAGERAKMAADPSYHSHAVRHLAHLGRGEYVDQLLHLESLVGRERLHVVDSHDYFAKPEQVFSGVCGFLGIPDVPGIEHDQHNARPRMAMPDTLRSRLEDHFAPYDARLADWLGQTPSWRR
- a CDS encoding oligosaccharide flippase family protein; this encodes MSGDRPAHAGVYGVDQGRIMRTGIFNLVGAGVSALAGLALTVVVTRGFDASVAGVLFTLTSVFLILSAAALLGAETGVVYLLAQQRVRDETGRLRATVLVATAPVVVASLVLAVALWAAAPWFVAVTLPDAPDGTVAAVRVFAVFLPLSTLSGVHLAVGRGLGSTRPHVLVERVLRPGLQLIGVAAVLVAGWTSSAALALAWAAPYALAVIVAVLWSARLRRRAERAGGEPVAAPGREDWGRFWRYSTPRAGTGLAQLALQRLDVVLVAALRGPVDAALYTAATRFLVIGQLGGQALAQSVQHRFSGLLAQDQHDEANQLYRMTTTWLIMLTWPFYLTWAIFGGQLMSVFGEGYQAGGDAGVVGIVLSLTMLVATACGMVSTVQEMAGNTGVAFFQTMLALGVNVVLNIVLIPSYGIVGAALAWSAALLLKNLLPLFQLRRRHGLSPLSRGGLVAMAAAVGCYGALPLAARLALGDHPLVGVGAVLLATVLYAALIWRNRQALQLAGLRKLRRRPAAAPAQPTSPPVETLVR